A single region of the Denticeps clupeoides chromosome 18, fDenClu1.1, whole genome shotgun sequence genome encodes:
- the LOC114768531 gene encoding bromodomain-containing protein 8-like — protein sequence MSGGVGKHKLLSLGPTEPWSVREKLCLASSVMRSGDQNWVSVSRAIKPFSEPGRPPDWFSQKHCASQYSALLETTEAPKRKRGERGEVVETIEDVIVRRLTAERIEELKRILKDTQEKYRKLKKDADLIQAGHMDLKLEELWGEIEQKKKQEEEEAEQKKRATEVAYQARQAAKNTPKRVPSVSVRSPLGSSSPGKEAPAGDPSQPMAEESCASPAGVTVFMAAPEAPPPKDAPLDESPQKKLLAQKATPPSSPLLSELLKKGSLLSADARVVVEGEVASALSNGVEVHAAAPAGQAVTAAVSDAPTLSRLLEVNTQPPYHGNAEPPVDQQTPLSSSGAGPADAAVDSGAEVGVVETPAAPPAESRDGVLVEEDLVAVSYMGDELDLETVGDIIAIIEEK from the exons ATGTCGGGCGGCGTGGGAA AACACAAGCTGTTGTCCCTCGGCCCCACGGAGCCATGGTCGGTCCGGGAGAAACTGTGCCTTGCCTCTTCGGTCATGAGGAGTGGAGACCAGAACTG GGTGTCGGTCAGTAGAGCCATCAAGCCATTTTCAGAGCCGGGGCGGCCGCCTGATTGGTTTTCCCAGAAA CACTGTGCTTCCCAGTATTCTGCACTGCTGGAGACCACCGAAGCCCCCAA GCGTAAGCGCGGGGAGAGGGGCGAGGTGGTGGAGACCATCGAGGACGTGATTGTTCGTCGGCTGACCGCTGAGAGGATTGAGGAACTAAAGAGGATCCTTAAAGACACTCAGGAGAAATACAG GAAGTTGAAAAAAGATGCAGACCTAATTCAGGCCGGTCACATGGACCTCAAACTGGAGGAGCTGTGGGGAGAAATCGAACA AAAGAAGaaacaggaggaggaagaagcagAGCAGAAGAAGAGGGCCACAGAGGTCGCCTATCAGG CTCGCCAGGCTGCCAAGAACACACCAAAGAGGGTGCCCAGCGTCAGTGTCcgctctccactgggctccagCTCCCCTGGCAAGGAGGCACCCGCGGGCGATCCCAGCCAGCCCATGGCAGAGGAGTCCTGCGCCAGCCCTGCC GGTGTGACCGTGTTCATGGCCGCCcccgaggccccgccccctaaAGACGCGCCGCTGGACGAGTCTCCGCAGAAGAAGCTCCTCGCCCAGAAGGCCACGCCGCCGTCGTCCCCTCTGTTGTCGGAGCTGCTGAAGAAGGGCAGCCTTCTTTCTGCTGACGCTCGAGTG GTGGTGGAGGGCGAGGTAGCGTCCGCCCTCAGTAACGGGGTCGAGGTTCACGCCGCCGCTCCTGCCGGACAAGCGGTAACAGCTGCAG TCTCGGACGCACCGACGCTCTCTCGTCTGTTGGAGGTTAACACCCAACCACCGTACCATGGCAACGCAGAGCCGCCGGTGGACCAGCAGACGCCGCTGAGCTCGTCCGGCGCAG GGCCGGCGGACGCGGCAGTGGACAGTGGGGCTGAGGTGGGCGTGGTGGAGACCCCCGCTGCACCTCCGGCAGAGAGCAGAGATggtgtgctggtggaggaggaccTGGTGGCTGTTTCATACATGGGGGACGAGTTGGATCTGGAGACAGTAGGAGACATCATTGCCATCATAGAGGAGAAG